The genomic interval GGGACCCGCTCCAGGCTGCTACCAGGGCAGCGGAGAGTCAGGCACCCCTTCACAGCAATGGGACACGCGTCCTCCTCCCACACacgtggggggagagggtgatgAGCAGGGCCCCTCTCCGATTGCTTCAGGACGAacccatggcacagcacagcaggagacaacagggaCTCAGGATGCggagaagaaagcaggaggagaagaagacaACATCGGTTGGCCGTGTTTCCAGACACCAcaggctggcaccttgcttccttccctccctcattgCAGGAGGGCACGAGGGTGCTCAACCCATCTGGAAACCCTGGCCAGCAGTTCCGTCCTCAGTCCGGCACCTGGCTTTGGGCTTCCTGGTCAATGCGCTCACTGGACATCCAGCCTGCCTTTAGCAGGGCAGGCACCTTCTGCCGCAGTAGCGGCCACCAAGGCCAGAGAGGCCAAAGCCcccagaggagatgggcactccctcagcactcaggatgctgccaacagcagcggaggtggtgGATCCCACAGcggtgttctgggggaaggagctgaggatgggtcCGGgtagggtcaccaccacgggagagggctCGATAATcacccgggagtcctggcactgcctgacgcagggctcgttgcagctgttggcaagcgggGTTGGGCCACAGGGGCGGCACAGGTCGTAGCAGGACATGGCTGTGGGacggaggtgcacctgggagagagggcagggagagctcaggcATCATGTGAGGTGCAGCCTGAACAGCCTGCTCGGCAAGGGAAAAGGCACAGGCTGCGGAGAAGGGACAAcccgaggagggaggaagagaggattaGGAACCCCGGACGCACAGTTTCCCTGCAAAGAGAGCCCAAGACCTTCTTCCACCTCCCCACAGTGGAGAATAAGGAGAACAGAGATGCTGGGAGCAGGATCCAGGAGCAAGGCTCTCAGCAAAAGCTACACCGAGGCAAAGTCTCAGTTGAGCccagaagacaaagaggaaaaggagaaagacaagaaacagacaAAGGCGGTTGCAGCTCACCTTGTTCAccgaggaggagaaggcaagagaagtggatgaggaaGCCTGCTGTTGGACTGGCTTTTATACTGGTCCAGACTGCCCCGGgcccagaggcaccctttgcgcATGTCATGTGTTTACCAACAAGCTCATCTTGCATGCAAAGCATCACAATTACAGAAATGGAGACACTGCTTATGTTCCCTGCAACGCTgccttttcatttccctgttcatGACATGCCCATTCAGCCACACAGGCTCCTTTCAAGTGACAGGATTAGAGGCCAAAATGTTTCCAGGGGAAATGACACGTCAGCACAGGCAGATGGTGCAGCCAGTGATGAGAAGTGTCCCACCTCGCCGGGTGATGCCATCCCCTTGCCTTCCAGGGCCCCACTTTAAGGATTCTCATAATGAACGGGGCATGTTTTCATGCAACCCTTAAACACAAGGCCAGACGTTAAAAAATTTTCTGTGGCAGGAGTCACCTTATCCATTGTGTAACCTAATACTTAACTCCATCAAATTTAGGTATAAACTTCCCAGTCACCTTGGATACCCTGTAAGGTTTTAGGCTCAGCAATTTAACATCGAGCAAAATCCATATGCTCTTTGCCTTTCCTTACCTTATCTGGAGAGCCTCCAGCAGCCTCCAATCCACAGGAGAAGGGTGTTTGAGAAGCAGAGACGCTCCTCTACAACACACACTAAGTCTactccccctgccacccccagcagcaAAGGTCGGTGTTGGGGCTTCCCAACTGTTCCTTCTTCATCCCCAAGGCTACCAAACACTTCTTCTTTGATCCTACACACTAACTCAATAACAGGCACTGCAGAAACCTTGGAAAGCTTTCCATGAGACGTCAAAACTCATCACAAATACGCATGGTCTGAGAACGTCAGCAGGAACACACTGGAGGCATGCAGACATCAGGATCTCTGTTTCCTCTTCCCAAGCGTCCCAGCACACTCAGACATCCAGCTTCCCACTGGCCCGTGCAAGTCCTGCAGTCAGCACCTCTAGTGAGGCTCTGCCCAAAGGCTCCAATGCCCTGCCGCAGCCTGCACGTGCTGCAGATGCGGCCTTCCCTCCCTGGTACGATATTGTCACCCCACCGTGCTTCTGCTGTCAGCTCAGCATGGCTCATGAATGTTGATGGAGAGTGCATTTCCTGAGGGCCTTCCTGCCCAGCAGGGCACGGGGGGGGTGCTGACAGCAGCTGTCTTTCAGGGAAGACAGGGCTTTGGCTATGGGGAAAGGCGTGGTGGGGGTTCCCACAGCGTATGGGACAGCACAGGAGGTGCCCCTCACTGTACCTGAAGCAggactggggtgcagggggcaaaACATCACCTGTGGAGGCCAAGAGCATGTGGGAGGAAAGGACAGGCAGCTTGTCCTCTCCGACATCACCAACTGCATGACAACTTCACACGCGAGCAAGGTTACTTCCCTCCCTGATGCTGGTGGTCTTGCAGTTTGgggcagaaaggcaggaagaTGCAATGGCTGCACCCtggagggtttgtttgtttgtttgtttgtttgtttgtttgtttgtttctttctttctttctttctttctttctttccttcctctcgtCTGCAAGGGATGGACAAGGACTTGCTGAATGCCCTCCCTTCAGTGTCATGAGCCCATGTGAACTCCCAAGCAGTGACTGAGCAGCTCTGCCAACATTGCCAAGTACGTCATAAAGGGAGCTGGGGGGCACAGAGAGAGGGTCTCGGGGCAGAAGTGAAGGCTTACAACTCCTTGGGCATCTGTCAACGCACCAGACATGCCTTGGAGCCATGGAAAGCATTGCAGGGTTTTGCTGAGAGACACAACAAGTCTAGTGTTCAGGACAAAGGGATGTGGGTGACTTTGGGCAGGCTTTGTCAGATGTAAAGGACAGCCCCCGCCAGGTGACCATTTCAGCGGGACACCCACTCCCAATCCCCCAAGAAAGATACGAGTCTCCCTCATCCCTTCAGCCACCCCTTTACCCTGTagagcatcccttttcccccTGGACAGCTTGGCTGGGCATCCCAGGAGGGAAGGAACACGAGGAGACTCAAGCTACCATGCAGCATAAACTTTAATGAGTCTAAAGAGTGAAACAAAGCAGTGCGTGCTGGAAGGGACCCGCTCCAGGCTGCTACCAGGGCAGCGGAGAGTCAGGCACCCCTTCACAGCAATGGGACACGCGTCCTCCTCCCACACacgtggggggagagggtgatgAGCAGGGCCCCTCTCGGATTGCTTCAGGACGAacccatggcacagcacagcaggagacaacagggaCTCAGGATGCggagaagaaagcaggaggagaagaagacaACATCGGTTGGCCGTGTTTCCAGACACCAcaggctggcaccttgcttccttccctccctcattgCAGGAGGGCACGAGGGTGCTCAACCCATCTGGAAACCCTGGCCAGCAGTTCCGTCCTCAGTCCGGCACCTGGCTTTGGGCTTCCTGGTCAATGCGCTCACTGGACATCCAGCCTGCCTTTAGCAGGGCAGGCACCTTCTGCCGCAGTAGCGGCCACCAAGGCCAGAGAGGCCAAAGCCcccagaggagatgggcactccctcagcactcaggatgctgccaacagcagcggaggtggtgGATCCCACAGcggtgttctgggggaaggagctgaggatgggtcCGGgtagggtcaccaccacgggagagggctCGATAATcacccgggagtcctggcactgcctgacgcagggctcgttgcagctgttggcaagcgggGTTGGGCCACAGGGGCGGCACAGGTCGTAGCAGGACATGGCTGTGGGacggaggtgcacctgggagagagggcagggagagctcaggcATCATGTGAGGTGCAGCCTGAACAGCCTGCTCGGCAAGGGAAAAGGCACAGGCTGCGGAGAAGGGACAAcccgaggagggaggaagagaggattaGGAACCCCGGACGCACAGTTTCCCTGCAAAGAGAGCCCAAGACCTTCTTCCACCTCCCCACAGTGGAGAATAAGGAGAACAGAGATGCTGGGAGCAGGATCCAGGAGCAAGGCTCTCAGCAAAAGCTACACCGAGGCAAAGTCTCAGTTGAGCccagaagacaaagaggaaaaggagaaagacaagaaacagacaAAGGCGGTTGCAGCTCACCTTGTTCAccgaggaggagaaggcaagagaagtggatgaggaaGCCTGCTGTTGGACTGGCTTTTATACTGGTCCAGACTGCCCCGGgcccagaggcaccctttgcgcATGTCATGTGTTTACCAACAAGCTCATCTTGCATGCAAAGCATCACAATTACAGAAATGGAGACACTGCTTATGTTCCCTGCAACGCTgccttttcatttccctgttcatGACATGCCCATTCAGCCACACAGGCTCCTTTCAAGTGACAGGATTAGAGGCCAAAATGTTTCCAGGGGAAATGACACGTCAGCACAGGCAGATGGTGCAGCCAGTGATGAGAAGTGTCCCACCTCGCCGGGTGATGCCATCCCCTTGCCTTCCAGGGCCCCACTTTAAGGATTCTCATAATGAACGGGGCATGTTTTCATGCAACCCTTAAACACAAGGCCAGACGTTAAAAAATTTTCTGTGGCAGGAGTCACCTTATCCATTGTGTAACCTAATACTTAACTCCATCAAATTTA from Aptenodytes patagonicus chromosome 26, bAptPat1.pri.cur, whole genome shotgun sequence carries:
- the LOC143171163 gene encoding feather beta keratin: MSCYDLCRPCGPTPLANSCNEPCVRQCQDSRVIIEPSPVVVTLPGPILSSFPQNTAVGSTTSAAVGSILSAEGVPISSGGFGLSGLGGRYCGRRCLPC